One region of Chryseobacterium muglaense genomic DNA includes:
- the folP gene encoding dihydropteroate synthase, whose product MQNHLSSINYHSINCNGRLVDLSSPKIMGILNLTPDSFSDGGKFNNQKSALQHAEKILKDGGEIIDIGPQSTRPNAEFLSSDQEIRRIGNVISEIKKEFPEALISLDTFYAETVKFGFNEGIDLVNDISGGQFDEKMFDTVAETRLPYILMHVNSSYETMHEKADFDDITLNVNQYFAKKTNEFLQKGIKDIILDPGFGFGKTVEDQMKMINEVEFLGFGKYPLLIGISRKSFIYKPLRKSPLEINEETQKLHLKVLEQGAKILRVHDVAEAKNCVLEWESSRV is encoded by the coding sequence ATGCAAAATCATTTATCATCTATCAACTATCACTCAATAAACTGTAATGGAAGGTTAGTCGATTTAAGTTCGCCCAAAATCATGGGAATTCTGAATCTTACACCGGATTCTTTTTCCGATGGCGGGAAATTTAATAATCAAAAATCTGCATTGCAACACGCTGAAAAAATATTGAAAGATGGCGGAGAAATTATTGATATCGGTCCCCAATCTACAAGACCAAATGCCGAATTTTTGAGTAGTGATCAGGAAATCAGAAGAATCGGAAATGTAATTTCAGAAATCAAAAAAGAGTTTCCTGAAGCTTTAATTTCTTTGGATACTTTTTATGCTGAAACCGTGAAATTTGGCTTTAATGAAGGAATTGATCTGGTAAATGATATTTCAGGCGGACAGTTTGATGAAAAAATGTTTGATACAGTTGCTGAAACCAGACTTCCCTATATTTTAATGCACGTTAATTCTTCTTACGAAACAATGCATGAAAAAGCAGATTTTGACGATATTACTTTGAATGTGAATCAATATTTTGCAAAAAAAACAAACGAGTTTTTACAAAAAGGTATAAAAGATATTATTCTAGATCCAGGTTTCGGTTTTGGAAAAACGGTTGAAGATCAGATGAAAATGATTAATGAAGTCGAGTTCTTAGGTTTTGGGAAGTATCCTTTATTAATAGGGATTTCAAGAAAATCTTTTATCTACAAGCCTTTAAGGAAATCACCTTTAGAAATCAATGAAGAAACTCAAAAACTACATTTAAAAGTTTTAGAACAAGGTGCGAAAATTCTTCGAGTTCACGATGTTGCGGAAGCAAAGAACTGTGTTTTGGAGTGGGAGAGTAGCCGTGTTTGA
- a CDS encoding AAA family ATPase yields the protein MKLLDLYLKNIGPFLDDTVEFATFENSKKQVTILTGENGTGKTIILDTIRGLLLGDKARNSLKRKISRNDDFSTQLSLSVKNQTTKIYAKKFNAHFPVSLETESSNLNVASIFYFPTKSKGNIWIANYWTSQNDNESFNIASLDFLKPDQYLINALDGIQKNAETTKIITFFDYYKSSDKLEQKKEGEFIYETIKRIFKISLNEGELKYVDRASLLPIIEINGNEISLEKLSSGNLYLIQRMLGLLSQMYSVYKLNDLALEDMLKTPGVLLIDEAENHLHPKWQKTFLNSILEIFPNLQIIATTHSPFIVGSVDGAKIYVCKSQDNHSVIEDETSFYSNKPINEILVSEVFSETQPFASKEISDLLEEREKAIHENNKELENKIEDRLLEINPQYFSYFKIDDLIKQIQNQ from the coding sequence ATGAAATTACTTGATTTATATTTAAAAAATATAGGCCCATTTCTTGATGACACGGTAGAATTTGCAACTTTTGAAAATTCTAAAAAGCAGGTAACTATTTTAACTGGGGAGAATGGAACAGGGAAAACGATTATATTAGATACAATAAGAGGATTACTTTTAGGCGATAAAGCTAGAAATAGTTTGAAAAGAAAGATTTCGCGTAATGATGATTTTTCAACTCAACTCTCTTTATCTGTGAAAAATCAAACTACAAAAATTTATGCTAAAAAATTTAATGCACATTTTCCAGTAAGCTTAGAAACAGAATCATCTAATCTAAATGTAGCTTCAATTTTTTATTTCCCTACTAAATCAAAAGGTAATATTTGGATTGCTAATTATTGGACATCTCAAAATGATAATGAATCGTTTAATATTGCAAGTTTAGACTTTCTAAAACCAGACCAGTATTTAATTAATGCATTAGATGGAATTCAAAAAAATGCTGAAACTACAAAAATCATTACCTTTTTTGATTATTATAAATCTTCTGACAAACTTGAACAGAAAAAAGAAGGTGAATTTATCTATGAAACTATTAAACGTATTTTTAAGATAAGTTTAAATGAAGGAGAATTAAAATATGTTGATAGAGCTTCACTTTTACCCATTATTGAGATTAATGGAAATGAAATTTCATTAGAGAAATTAAGTAGCGGAAACTTGTATTTAATTCAGAGAATGCTAGGCTTGTTATCTCAAATGTATTCTGTTTATAAATTAAATGATTTAGCTTTAGAAGATATGCTTAAAACTCCTGGAGTTTTATTAATTGATGAAGCAGAAAATCATTTACATCCAAAGTGGCAAAAAACTTTTTTAAATTCAATTTTAGAAATTTTCCCGAATCTTCAGATTATTGCAACAACTCACTCTCCATTTATCGTAGGTTCGGTTGATGGGGCTAAAATTTATGTGTGTAAATCTCAAGATAATCATTCTGTTATTGAAGATGAAACAAGTTTTTACTCTAATAAACCTATTAACGAAATATTAGTTTCTGAGGTTTTTTCAGAAACTCAACCTTTCGCATCAAAAGAAATTTCAGATTTACTTGAAGAAAGAGAAAAAGCAATACATGAGAATAATAAAGAACTTGAAAATAAAATTGAGGACAGACTTTTAGAAATCAATCCTCAATATTTTTCATATTTCAAAATAGATGATTTAATTAAGCAAATCCAAAATCAATAA
- a CDS encoding DUF1599 domain-containing protein, whose translation MSKTSEQFGKIINECRDLFSKKMHDYGAAWRVLRPSSITDQIYIKVNRIRTLQMTDVKMIDESEEGEFIAIVNYSIIGLIQLEKGLSNDFNENPEEILNLYDKYSAEAQALMEKKNHDYGEAWRDMRISSITDLIYQKVLRTKQIEDNQGKTLVSEGLDANYFDMLNYAVFCLIRFSEQAIPNEPKNY comes from the coding sequence ATGTCAAAAACTTCAGAACAGTTCGGTAAAATCATCAATGAATGTCGTGATCTTTTCAGTAAAAAAATGCACGACTATGGTGCAGCCTGGAGAGTTTTACGACCAAGCTCAATTACCGATCAGATTTACATTAAAGTTAACAGAATCCGTACATTACAGATGACTGATGTAAAAATGATTGACGAAAGCGAAGAAGGAGAATTTATTGCTATCGTTAATTATTCAATTATCGGACTAATTCAGCTAGAAAAAGGTCTTTCGAATGATTTTAATGAAAATCCTGAAGAAATTCTTAATCTTTATGATAAATATTCTGCTGAAGCACAAGCTTTAATGGAAAAGAAAAATCATGATTACGGTGAAGCTTGGAGAGATATGAGAATTTCTTCCATTACCGATTTGATTTATCAAAAGGTATTGAGAACCAAACAAATTGAAGACAACCAGGGGAAAACTCTGGTTTCTGAAGGTTTGGATGCCAATTATTTTGATATGTTGAATTATGCCGTTTTCTGTCTTATTAGATTTTCTGAACAAGCAATTCCAAACGAACCCAAAAACTATTAA